The Nonlabens spongiae genome contains a region encoding:
- a CDS encoding GAF domain-containing sensor histidine kinase, giving the protein MIAPTIGRDEQKRVAAVKKYQLLDTMPEEQYDNITSIVASICDAPIALITLIDNNRNFFKSRFGVDLTESPRDLSFCGHALNNPDEIMVVEDAREDERFKGNPVAEEFEIIFYAGAPLIDKNGYRLGTLCVYDHKKRSLTESQSDALKSMAKQVMLLFEQRYQNFKLKEARKRLKERNEELKDFAGIVSHDLKAPLSNIMMVTDLLKKTEKDLSEKSISYLESLKESSASLSRYIDGMLTFYKSDEMVSEEVDEVSYIDLVEDVIAMTVLNENVTVIYKPTEETTLHTNAIALEQILINLVTNAVKYSDKEKTVIEIYLEMDEENYHISVKDNGSGIAPDKIDQVFKLFYVASEQDRHGKKGTGIGLATVARLLEHMEGKISVTSELGKWTEFKITFPQNHS; this is encoded by the coding sequence ATGATTGCACCCACAATAGGTAGAGACGAGCAGAAGCGCGTCGCTGCGGTAAAAAAATACCAGTTACTGGACACGATGCCTGAGGAGCAATATGATAATATAACCTCTATTGTTGCATCTATTTGTGATGCCCCCATCGCGCTGATCACTTTAATTGATAATAACAGGAATTTCTTCAAATCCCGGTTTGGTGTAGATCTCACAGAGTCCCCTCGAGACTTGTCATTTTGCGGTCATGCCCTGAACAATCCTGATGAGATTATGGTTGTAGAAGATGCACGTGAAGACGAGCGATTCAAGGGTAATCCAGTGGCTGAGGAATTTGAAATTATTTTTTATGCCGGTGCACCACTTATAGATAAAAACGGCTATAGACTAGGGACTTTGTGTGTTTACGATCATAAAAAGAGATCTCTAACAGAAAGTCAATCCGATGCCCTTAAATCCATGGCAAAACAAGTCATGCTCCTCTTTGAACAGCGGTACCAGAACTTCAAATTAAAGGAAGCCCGTAAAAGGCTGAAGGAGCGCAATGAGGAACTAAAGGATTTTGCCGGAATCGTCTCCCATGACTTAAAAGCACCGCTAAGCAACATAATGATGGTAACAGATCTTTTGAAGAAAACTGAAAAAGATCTGAGTGAAAAATCCATCAGTTATCTTGAAAGTCTAAAAGAAAGTTCAGCCAGTCTAAGTCGCTATATAGACGGTATGCTTACTTTTTATAAGAGCGATGAGATGGTTAGTGAGGAGGTAGATGAAGTAAGTTATATAGACCTGGTAGAAGATGTGATTGCGATGACCGTTCTCAACGAAAACGTCACAGTGATCTACAAACCCACTGAGGAGACCACCCTTCATACTAATGCAATTGCCCTCGAGCAAATTTTAATCAACCTTGTGACTAATGCGGTCAAGTATAGCGATAAGGAAAAGACGGTGATAGAAATTTATCTAGAAATGGATGAAGAAAATTACCACATCTCAGTAAAGGATAATGGTAGCGGTATTGCTCCTGATAAAATTGATCAGGTTTTCAAGTTATTTTATGTCGCATCTGAACAGGATCGCCACGGTAAAAAAGGAACCGGAATAGGTCTGGCAACAGTAGCAAGGCTTTTGGAACACATGGAAGGCAAAATATCAGTTACCTCAGAATTAGGCAAATGGAC
- a CDS encoding DoxX family protein: MDLIQILEIDLKLINGLDIFNVWHIRRDKASEWRGGNADNMKQEFKDYGLPVATMYAVGVLKCLFLIMLLVSIFITEPMWFETVAGYGIAVLMAGAILMHAYIGDEAKK; the protein is encoded by the coding sequence ATGGATTTGATTCAGATTCTAGAGATTGATCTGAAGCTCATTAACGGTTTAGACATCTTCAATGTGTGGCATATAAGAAGAGATAAAGCGAGTGAATGGCGTGGAGGGAATGCTGATAATATGAAACAAGAATTCAAAGATTACGGTTTGCCGGTGGCTACAATGTATGCGGTAGGCGTTTTAAAATGTCTTTTTTTGATAATGCTGTTAGTGTCAATTTTTATCACTGAACCCATGTGGTTTGAGACGGTAGCTGGATACGGTATAGCAGTACTTATGGCTGGAGCTATTTTAATGCATGCTTATATAGGAGATGAAGCAAAGAAATGA
- a CDS encoding PAS domain-containing sensor histidine kinase, which yields MNKDKSTEKDLQKIVSFFEDHQDVMYQVFELMPIGICVTNEQGIYTDVNATYCDIYGYTREELIGKNFTIVVPDDHQSHLVELHQKFLQERFELKGRWLVKDKKDNLFEIITNAAYLDDGEDDGKCKMTLVVKADQTDVTLKRLSITLDILEKVITDDLSLEKKAEKESMSGKVSSLLTFADLLKETDLTLKQEQWLKIIMDIGKDTLRHLSSADDFEAMETGSFKPQLSNFDFINLICNQIMDSAEMADEKGIRINIKNQDQDLIDPYGHQLIVVGDEFYLEYLFEHLIKNAITSAPQNSTINITIFEERQLSVYIETESVISEKMKLRFFDKNAHFGKGLENGLTNHLSKLITNVHKGNISFISENDHGTRITVEMPILTEVS from the coding sequence ATGAACAAGGATAAAAGCACAGAAAAAGACCTTCAGAAAATCGTAAGTTTCTTTGAGGATCATCAGGATGTTATGTATCAGGTTTTTGAACTGATGCCTATAGGTATTTGTGTCACTAATGAACAAGGAATCTATACCGATGTTAATGCAACCTATTGTGACATCTATGGCTATACCCGGGAAGAACTCATAGGTAAGAACTTTACCATTGTGGTACCAGATGACCATCAATCCCACTTAGTAGAATTGCATCAAAAATTTCTACAAGAACGGTTTGAATTAAAAGGTAGGTGGCTAGTCAAGGATAAAAAGGACAATCTATTTGAAATTATCACAAATGCGGCTTACCTAGACGATGGTGAGGATGACGGTAAGTGTAAAATGACTCTAGTCGTCAAAGCTGATCAAACTGATGTCACGCTCAAGAGATTAAGTATCACACTAGACATTCTTGAAAAAGTAATTACTGATGATTTGAGTCTGGAAAAAAAAGCTGAAAAAGAATCTATGAGCGGCAAGGTAAGTTCTCTACTCACCTTTGCCGACCTTCTCAAAGAAACCGATCTCACCTTAAAGCAAGAGCAATGGCTCAAAATCATCATGGACATAGGTAAGGATACCTTGAGGCACCTAAGCAGCGCAGATGATTTTGAAGCTATGGAAACGGGTAGCTTTAAGCCTCAATTGAGCAACTTTGACTTCATTAATCTCATCTGTAATCAAATCATGGATTCAGCTGAAATGGCAGATGAGAAGGGCATTAGAATCAATATTAAGAATCAAGATCAAGATCTAATTGATCCATACGGGCATCAGTTGATTGTGGTAGGCGACGAGTTTTACCTGGAGTACCTTTTTGAACACTTAATCAAGAACGCAATAACGAGCGCTCCCCAAAACAGCACTATTAATATCACAATATTTGAAGAAAGACAGCTCAGTGTCTATATCGAGACTGAATCTGTCATTTCTGAGAAAATGAAACTCAGATTCTTTGATAAAAATGCTCATTTTGGGAAAGGTTTAGAAAATGGTTTGACTAATCATTTATCTAAATTGATTACTAACGTACATAAAGGAAATATCTCTTTTATCTCAGAGAATGATCACGGAACTAGGATTACTGTAGAAATGCCTATACTTACAGAGGTTTCTTAA
- a CDS encoding M48 family metallopeptidase, whose protein sequence is MNETTLFYIIIAIIAFDFVLERVLGYLNYTWYSQPIPQELADVYDQEEYEKSQRYKMVNYKFGLLSSVFSFVLLLAFLFLDGFAVVNEIAYQITDHYILVALVFFGILGAASELISLPFGIYRVFVIEERFGFNKTTPKTFILDKIKGYLMSLILGGGILAAIIYIYSLTAENFWWYVWILVFVISLLMNMFYSKLIVPLFNKQTPLEDGSLREKIADYAASVGFQLDKIFVIDGSKRSTKANAYFSGFGSEKRVTLYDTLIEKLDEEEIVAVLAHEVGHYKKKHIIFNLIASALTTGLTLFIFSLVVDSELLAGALGVENSTFHIGLVAFGLLYSPISTITGICMNLLSRKFEYQADDYAKNTYSEQPLISSLKKLSKTSLSNLTPHPAYVWFHYSHPSLSQRIRAMK, encoded by the coding sequence ATGAACGAAACGACCCTATTTTATATCATCATTGCGATTATCGCCTTTGATTTTGTTCTGGAACGTGTTCTGGGCTACCTAAATTATACCTGGTATTCTCAACCTATACCTCAAGAACTCGCTGATGTTTACGATCAGGAGGAATATGAGAAGTCACAGCGTTATAAAATGGTGAACTATAAATTTGGACTGCTGTCCAGTGTGTTTTCCTTTGTTTTGTTGCTCGCTTTTCTATTTCTAGATGGTTTTGCAGTTGTTAATGAGATTGCCTACCAGATTACTGATCACTATATTCTTGTCGCGCTGGTATTTTTTGGAATCTTAGGAGCAGCGAGCGAGTTGATCTCTCTACCATTTGGGATTTATAGAGTTTTTGTGATTGAGGAGCGTTTTGGTTTCAATAAAACGACGCCTAAAACCTTTATTCTGGATAAAATCAAAGGTTATTTGATGTCACTGATTCTAGGAGGCGGGATTCTTGCTGCGATCATTTATATCTACAGTCTTACGGCAGAAAATTTTTGGTGGTATGTGTGGATTCTCGTATTTGTTATCTCGTTGCTTATGAATATGTTCTATTCTAAGTTAATTGTGCCATTGTTCAACAAACAGACGCCACTTGAAGATGGAAGCTTACGCGAAAAAATCGCTGATTATGCCGCTAGCGTGGGGTTCCAGCTCGACAAGATTTTTGTGATTGATGGCAGTAAACGTTCAACTAAGGCAAATGCGTACTTCAGCGGATTTGGTAGTGAAAAGAGAGTCACGTTGTACGATACACTTATCGAGAAACTCGATGAAGAAGAAATTGTTGCAGTTCTAGCCCATGAGGTAGGCCATTACAAGAAAAAACACATCATATTTAACTTAATTGCGAGTGCACTCACTACGGGACTGACCTTATTTATTTTTTCTCTAGTTGTCGATAGCGAGTTGCTGGCAGGAGCTCTGGGAGTAGAAAATAGCACTTTTCATATAGGACTGGTTGCATTTGGACTGTTATACTCTCCTATATCCACGATAACGGGTATTTGTATGAATTTGCTTTCGCGAAAATTTGAATATCAAGCAGATGATTATGCCAAGAATACATACTCTGAACAACCTCTTATATCATCACTGAAGAAACTTTCAAAAACCAGCTTGAGTAACTTAACACCGCACCCAGCCTATGTGTGGTTTCATTACTCGCATCCCTCTTTATCGCAGCGTATTAGAGCTATGAAATAA
- a CDS encoding TrmH family RNA methyltransferase, whose translation MKLITSPHNATIRKIEQLQRKSRARRSEGIFVIEGRREIMLADQGYYELDTLFVCDDLFQDTDTTDPQNIYHKLNIKQSPQVIKVSREVYENIAYRGGVEGCLAFAKAKNFKLQDLQLSEKPLILIAESPEKPGNLGALLRTADAAKVDAMIVVAPTTDLYNPNVIRSSVGCLFTVPTVTVETAAELTDFLQTKKIDLFAATLQNSTRYDQQDFTNGCAIAVGTEATGLDQALRDAAKANVIIPMGGAIDSMNVSVSAAILLFEAKRQRNFK comes from the coding sequence ATGAAATTGATTACCAGTCCTCATAATGCGACCATCAGAAAAATTGAGCAATTGCAGCGCAAGAGCCGCGCCAGGCGATCTGAGGGCATTTTTGTGATTGAGGGCCGTCGTGAGATCATGCTGGCAGATCAGGGTTATTACGAGTTGGACACTTTATTTGTCTGCGATGATCTGTTTCAGGATACAGACACAACTGACCCCCAGAACATTTACCATAAACTGAACATCAAGCAAAGTCCGCAAGTCATCAAGGTTTCTCGCGAGGTTTATGAAAATATCGCTTATCGTGGTGGTGTTGAGGGTTGTCTCGCTTTCGCGAAAGCGAAAAACTTCAAACTTCAAGACTTACAACTCTCTGAAAAGCCATTAATACTCATCGCAGAGTCACCTGAAAAACCTGGAAATTTAGGTGCCTTGTTACGTACTGCAGACGCTGCCAAAGTAGATGCCATGATCGTGGTAGCGCCCACCACAGACTTGTACAACCCAAATGTCATACGATCCAGCGTAGGCTGTCTTTTCACGGTTCCCACGGTAACTGTTGAAACAGCTGCTGAACTAACCGACTTCTTGCAAACTAAAAAAATTGACCTATTCGCAGCTACCTTACAAAATAGCACCAGATACGACCAGCAAGACTTCACAAATGGTTGCGCGATTGCTGTGGGAACTGAGGCTACCGGCCTAGATCAGGCTTTGAGAGATGCCGCAAAAGCAAACGTGATCATCCCGATGGGAGGAGCGATAGACTCCATGAATGTATCAGTAAGTGCTGCGATATTGCTTTTTGAAGCCAAACGACAAAGAAATTTTAAATGA
- a CDS encoding acyl-CoA thioesterase → MNFHTRKWVKPEDLNPNGSLFGGRLLEWIDEEAALYTIIQLENQRVVTKYMSEIDFRASAKPGDIVEIGLEVVSFGKSSITLKCEVRNKMTYESIITISKIILVNLDEAGKPAPHGKTKVEYQHERMKDRGYES, encoded by the coding sequence ATGAACTTTCATACTAGAAAATGGGTGAAACCGGAGGATCTGAATCCTAACGGAAGCCTCTTCGGTGGTAGGCTGCTGGAATGGATCGATGAGGAAGCGGCGCTATACACGATCATCCAGCTGGAAAATCAGCGTGTCGTGACAAAGTACATGTCTGAGATCGATTTTAGAGCAAGTGCAAAGCCAGGTGATATTGTTGAGATCGGTTTAGAGGTAGTTTCGTTTGGAAAATCCAGCATTACTTTGAAATGCGAGGTTCGCAATAAGATGACCTATGAGTCGATCATCACTATTTCCAAAATCATTTTAGTAAATCTGGATGAAGCTGGAAAACCAGCTCCTCATGGTAAGACAAAGGTAGAATACCAGCATGAACGTATGAAAGATCGAGGTTATGAGTCTTAA
- the ung gene encoding uracil-DNA glycosylase yields the protein MSLKIEPSWREMLQDEFNQPYFEQLTEFVRHEYQNNTCYPPGPKIFSAFNRTAFEDVKVVIIGQDPYHGSGQANGLCFSVANGVAHPPSLVNIFKELYQDVDVRKPYPKSGNLEHWADQGVLLLNAVLTVRSGEAGSHQKKGWERFTDAVIKKLSDERENLVFMLWGGFAKGKLKLIDEKKHFVQTTGHPSPLSANRGYWFGNKHFSRANRYLEEQGRRPIQW from the coding sequence ATGAGTCTTAAGATCGAGCCCAGCTGGAGAGAGATGCTACAGGATGAGTTCAATCAGCCTTATTTTGAGCAACTAACGGAATTTGTGCGTCATGAATACCAGAATAATACCTGTTACCCACCTGGTCCTAAAATTTTTTCCGCATTCAATCGTACGGCTTTTGAAGATGTTAAAGTAGTCATTATAGGTCAAGACCCATATCATGGTTCAGGTCAAGCAAATGGTTTGTGCTTTTCAGTAGCTAATGGCGTTGCACACCCACCGAGTCTGGTAAATATTTTCAAGGAACTCTATCAAGATGTGGATGTCAGAAAGCCTTATCCAAAATCTGGTAATCTTGAACACTGGGCAGATCAGGGAGTCTTGTTGCTCAATGCTGTTCTCACAGTACGTAGTGGAGAGGCAGGCAGTCACCAGAAAAAAGGCTGGGAGCGCTTTACAGATGCCGTCATCAAAAAATTATCAGATGAGCGGGAGAATCTAGTTTTTATGCTTTGGGGAGGTTTTGCAAAAGGTAAATTAAAACTAATTGACGAGAAAAAACATTTTGTTCAAACCACGGGTCACCCGTCACCATTAAGCGCAAACCGCGGATACTGGTTTGGGAACAAGCATTTTTCTAGAGCTAATCGCTATCTCGAGGAGCAGGGGAGAAGGCCTATTCAGTGGTGA